The following coding sequences lie in one Populus nigra chromosome 15, ddPopNigr1.1, whole genome shotgun sequence genomic window:
- the LOC133674302 gene encoding large ribosomal subunit protein eL39: MPSHKTFRIKKKLAKKMRQNRPIPHWIRMRTDNTIRYNAKRRHWRRTKLGF; encoded by the exons ATG CCGTCACACAAGACATTTAGGATCAAGAAGAAACTAGCAAAGAAGATGAGGCAAAACAGGCCTATCCCTCATTGGATTCGCATGAGAACAGACAACACTATcag gTACAACGCCAAGCGCAGGCACTGGAGAAGGACTAAGCTTGGATTCTGA